The following proteins are encoded in a genomic region of Populus trichocarpa isolate Nisqually-1 chromosome 13, P.trichocarpa_v4.1, whole genome shotgun sequence:
- the LOC18104109 gene encoding probable leucine-rich repeat receptor-like protein kinase At5g49770 has protein sequence NAATCVLDFKEFPYQPTGECIGQQERIKDWNSFGTTLCCRDVLNVLTKLLAWRASNTSGYIFLPEDQWANCSGGFTRQNLVSPYSCGFDKLYNGRSACSSFSLSSIKEQTYYKNAVASCSDFSSSYDDGCGNCIEAILEARDFQLRQLDVKDDDKEEKIVCGVAVLISVVAANLNNQSLIDDFYSCLPALDEFNEGYMKIKYSVVKVVFAVFIAIIVLLLVILLIKYVSKGKKKRPKPVPQSEEITAWSGLYRFSKAEIENAINHSKVRKSLGRGSAGQVYKGVLPSGQVVAIKHIHNSSSCDSFQREVEGLSRVRHPNLVCLFGCCIEGGERYLVYEYCAAGNLSQNLRRKDTVLTWERRVKILRDCALGLRYLHHFIDGCIVHRDIKLTNILLTENLEPKLSDFGLAKMLGMEESKVFTDVRGTMGYMDPEYMSNAKLTCASDIYSFGIVALQLLSGQKVIELDLDARDQLIRKAKDVNAGKRPLTDFEDPGLNKKVNSVDFEAILQIAVLCVAKSSKGRPTIDDVFEEIEKAWKNTQAEMKANSAIGSSMSKSMEVIPTLFCSIPSEQMRNIYECSFIGTDREDTKVTKKEEFLSLIQPQRLHIVD, from the exons aatgcaGCTACCTGTGTCTTAGACTTCAAGGAATTCCCTTACCAGCCAACCGGTGAGTGCATAGGCCAACAAGAGAGAATCAAAGACTGGAACAGCTTTGGCACAACACTTTGCTGCCGTGATGTCCTCAACGTCCTAACAAAACTCTTAGCCTGGCGTGCATCAAACACAAGTGGCTATATTTTCCTCCCAGAAGATCAATGGGCGAACTGTAGCGGTGGCTTTACCAGACAAAACCTTGTATCACCATATTCATGTGGCTTTGATAAGCTCTATAATGGGAGAAGTGCTTGCTCAAGTTTTTCTTTGTCATCAATAAAGGAACAGACGTATTACAAAAATGCAGTAGCCTCGTGTTCGGATTTTAGCTCTTCGTACGATGATGGCTGCGGCAACTGCATCGAGGCAATATTGGAAGCGAGGGATTTTCAGCTGCGACAATTAGATGTCAAAGATGATGACAAGGAGGAAAAAATAGTTTGTGGGGTGGCAGTTCTTATATCTGTTGTGGCTGCAAATTTGAATAATCAATCTCTGATCGATGATTTCTATAGTTGTTTGCCTGCTTTAGATGAATTCA ATGAAGGGTACATGAAAATCAAAT ATTCTGTGGTGAAAGTGGTATTTGCGGTCTTTATAGCAATCATCGTATTGTTGCTGGtcattcttttgataaaatatGTGAGCAAGGGCAAGAAGAAGCGTCCTAAACCTGTTCCTCAATCTGAAGAGATCACCGCCTGGTCTGGCCTCTATAGATTCTCCAAGGCTGAGATTGAGAATGCCATTAACCACAGCAAGGTGAGGAAGAGCCTAGGGAGAGGAAGTGCTGGGCAAGTTTATAAAGGTGTTTTACCTAGTGGACAAGTAGTAGCCATCAAGCACATACATAATAGCAGCTCATGCGATTCTTTCCAGCGCGAAGTTGAAGGCCTTTCTAGGGTTAGGCATCCAAATCTTGTTTGTCTCTTCGGTTGCTGCATTGAGGGAGGCGAACGGTATCTTGTCTATGAATATTGTGCAGCTGGGAACTTGTCTCAAAATCTCCGAA GGAAAGATACTGTATTGACATGGGAAAGAAGAGTTAAGATCCTAAGAGACTGTGCTCTTGGACTGAGATACCTTCACCATTTTATAGATGGTTGCATCGTCCACAGGGACATTAAG CTTACGAACATCCTTCTGACAGAGAATTTGGAACCAAAACTCTCAGATTTTGGGTTGGCAAAGATGCTTGGCATGGAAGAGAGCAAAGTTTTCACAGATGTTAGAGGAACTATGGGCTATATGGATCCAGAATATATGAGCAATGCCAAACTAACATGTGCCAGTGACATCTATAGCTTTGGTATTGTTGCTCTTCAACTTTTATCGGGGCAAAAAGTCATTGAGTTGGATCTTGATGCTAGAGACCAGCTCATCCGAAAG GCAAAGGATGTAAATGCAGGAAAACGTCCGTTAACAGATTTTGAAGATCCTGGCCTCAACAAAAAGGTCAACAGCGTTGATTTTGAAGCCATTTTGCAAATTGCTGTACTATGTGTGGCAAAATCAAGCAAAGGTCGCCCAACGATTGATGATGTCTTCGAAGAGATAGAGAAGGCTTGGAAAAACACACAAGCTGAAATG AAAGCAAACAGCGCAATCGGCTCATCAATGTCCAAATCCATGGAAGTGATACCT ACCCTTTTCTGCTCCATTCCCAGTGAGCAAATGAGAAACATATATGAATGTTCCTTCATTGGGACTGATCGAGAGGATACGAAGGTGACGAAGAAGGAAGAGTTCTTGTCCTTGATACAACCACAGAGACTACACATTGTTGATTGA
- the LOC18104108 gene encoding LOW QUALITY PROTEIN: tyrosine decarboxylase 1 (The sequence of the model RefSeq protein was modified relative to this genomic sequence to represent the inferred CDS: deleted 2 bases in 1 codon), translating into MGSLSTNTFSPLDPNGFTNDSKMVIDFIADYYKNIENNPVQSQVKPGYLLTQLPDTAPYCEESLEDVLKDVTDSIIPGLTHWQSPNFFAYFQANASTAGFVGEMLCTGLNVVGFNWIASPAATELESIVMDWMGKMLKLPSTFLFSGNGGGVLHGSTCEAIVCTLVAARDETLRMIGAENITKLVVYASDQTHSTLLKGVKLVGIPSSNFRCLSTSFSSEFSLSPQALEDAIENDIKAGLVPLFLCATVGTTACGAVDPVMDLGEIARKYNLWFHIDAAYAGSACICPEFRHYLDGVELADSLSMNPHKWLLTNMDCCCLWVKQPRLLIESLSSDAEFLRNNASESSDVVDYKDWQIALSRRFRALKLWIVIRRHGLANLMCHIRSDVNLAKRFESLVAKDSRFEVVVRRRFSLVCFRLKHNDECQGLELNRKLLAAVNESGRAFMTHAVVGGLFIIRCAIGSTLTEERHVDDLWKLIQEKAADLVKETGAIG; encoded by the exons ATGGGTTCTCTATCCACAAACACTTTCTCCCCTTTAGACCCAAATGGTTTCACCAATGATTCCAAAATGGTGATCGATTTCATTGCTGATTATTACAAGAATATTGAAAACAACCCGGTTCAAAGCCAAGTGAAACCAGGGTACTTATTGACCCAATTGCCAGACACTGCCCCATATTGCGAGGAATCCTTAGAAGATGTTCTCAAAGATGTAACTGATAGCATTATCCCAGGCCTCACTCATTGGCAAAGCCCTAACTTCTTTGCTTACTTCCAAGCAAATGCAAGCACTGCAGGGTTTGTTGGTGAGATGCTCTGCACAGGCCTTAATGTTGTTGGCTTCAACTGGATTGCATCTCCTGCTGCTACCGAACTGGAATCCATTGTAATGGACTGGATGGGAAAGATGCTCAAGCTCCCATCTACTTTTTTGTTCTCAGGAAACGGAGGTGGTGTCTTGCACGGTAGCACTTGTGAGGCTATAGTTTGCACCCTAGTTGCAGCAAGAGACGAGACCTTGAGAATGATTGGAGCTGAAAACATTACGAAGCTGGTAGTTTATGCCTCTGATCAAACCCATTCAACTCTACTTAAGGGCGTCAAATTAGTTGGAATTCCATCCTCTAATTTTCGATGCCTCTCTACCTCATTTTCATCGGAATTTTCGTTGTCACCTCAAGCATTGGAAGATGCAATTGAAAATGATATCAAAGCTGGACTTGTGCCCTTATTTTTATGCGCTACTGTAGGCACTACAGCATGTGGAGCTGTTGATCCTGTTATGGATCTGGGGGAAATTGCCAGGAAATATAATCTATGGTTCCACATTGATGCAGCTTACGCAGGTAGTGCATGCATATGCCCTGAATTCAGGCATTACCTGGATGGAGTAGAACTTGCAGACTCGTTGAGCATGAATCCACATAAATGGTTACTCACTAACATGGATTGTTGCTGCTTGTGGGTTAAGCAGCCTCGTTTATTAATCGAGTCACTGTCCAGTGATGCAGAATTCTTGAGGAACAATGCCAGTGAATCAAGTGACGTCGTGGACTACAAAGATTGGCAAATTGCATTGAGTAGGCGATTCAGAGCTCTGAAGCTTTGGATTGTGATTCGCAGGCATGGATTAGCAAACCTTATGTGCCATATTCGTAGCGATGTGAACTTGGCTAAGCGGTTTGAGTCACTGGTGGCTAAAGACAGTAGGTTTGAGGTGGTGGTGCGAAGGAGGTTTTCTCTGGTTTGTTTTAGGCTGAAGCACAACGATGAATGCCAAGGCTTGGAATTGAACCGTAAGCTTCTAGCTGCAGTGAATGAAAGTGGTCGTGCATTCATGACTCACGCGGTGGTTGGTGGCTTGTTTATCATACGCTGTGCGATCGGATCAACCTTGACTGAAGAACGACATGTAGATGATTTGTGGAAGTTGATTCAAGAAAAGGCAGCAGAT CTTGTCAAAGAAACAGGTGCTATTGGATAA
- the LOC7489641 gene encoding tyrosine decarboxylase 1, producing the protein MGSLSTNTFSPLDPNGFTNDSKMVIDFIADYYKNIENNPVQSQVKPGYLLTQLPDTAPYCEESLEDVLKDVTDSIIPGLTHWQSPNFFAYFQANASTAGFVGEMLCTGLNVVGFNWIASPAATELESIVMDWTGKMLKLPSTFLFSGNGGGVLHGSTCEAIVCTLVAARDATLRMIGAENITKLVVYASDQTHSTLLKGVKLVGIPSSNFRCLSTSFSSEFSLSPQALEDAIENDIKAGFVPLFLCATIGTTACGAVDPVMDLGKIARKYNLWFHVDAAYAGSACICPEFRHYLDGVELADSLSMNPHKWLLTNMDCCCLWVKQPRLLIESLSSDPEYLRNNASESSDVVDYKDWQIALSRRFRALKLWIVIRRHGLANLMCHIRSDVNLAKRFESLVAKDSRFEVVVRRRFSLVCFRLKHNDECQGLELNRKLLAAVNESGRAFMTHAVVGGLFIIRCAIGSTLTEERHVDDLWKLIQEKAADLVKETGDIG; encoded by the coding sequence ATGGGTTCTCTATCCACAAACACTTTCTCCCCTTTAGACCCAAATGGTTTCACCAATGATTCCAAAATGGTGATCGATTTCATTGCTGATTATTACAAGAATATTGAAAACAACCCGGTTCAAAGCCAAGTGAAACCAGGGTACTTATTGACCCAATTGCCAGACACTGCCCCATATTGCGAGGAATCCTTAGAAGATGTTCTCAAAGATGTAACTGATAGCATTATCCCAGGCCTCACTCATTGGCAAAGCCCTAACTTCTTTGCTTACTTCCAAGCAAATGCAAGCACTGCAGGGTTTGTTGGTGAGATGCTCTGCACAGGCCTTAATGTTGTTGGCTTCAACTGGATTGCATCTCCTGCTGCAACCGAACTGGAATCCATTGTAATGGACTGGACGGGAAAGATGCTCAAGCTCCCATCTACTTTTTTGTTCTCAGGAAACGGAGGTGGTGTCTTGCACGGTAGCACTTGTGAGGCTATAGTTTGCACCCTAGTTGCAGCAAGAGACGCGACCTTGAGAATGATTGGAGCTGAAAACATTACGAAGCTGGTAGTTTATGCCTCTGATCAAACTCATTCAACTCTACTTAAGGGCGTCAAATTAGTTGGAATTCCATCCTCTAATTTTCGATGCCTCTCTACCTCATTTTCATCGGAATTTTCGTTATCACCTCAAGCATTGGAAGATGCAATTGAAAATGATATCAAAGCTGGATTTGTGCCCTTATTTTTATGCGCTACTATAGGCACTACAGCATGTGGAGCTGTTGATCCTGTTATGGATCTGGGGAAAATTGCCAGGAAATATAATCTATGGTTCCACGTTGATGCAGCTTACGCAGGTAGTGCATGCATATGCCCTGAATTCAGGCATTACCTGGATGGAGTAGAACTTGCAGACTCGTTGAGCATGAATCCACATAAATGGTTACTCACTAACATGGATTGTTGCTGCTTGTGGGTTAAGCAGCCTCGTTTATTAATCGAGTCACTGTCCAGTGATCCAGAATACTTGAGGAACAATGCCAGTGAATCAAGTGACGTCGTGGACTACAAAGATTGGCAAATTGCATTGAGTAGGCGATTCAGAGCTCTGAAGCTTTGGATTGTGATTCGCAGGCATGGATTAGCAAACCTTATGTGCCATATTCGTAGCGATGTGAACTTGGCTAAGCGGTTTGAGTCACTGGTGGCTAAAGACAGTAGGTTTGAGGTGGTGGTGCGAAGGAGGTTTTCTCTGGTATGTTTTAGGCTCAAGCACAACGATGAATGCCAAGGCTTGGAATTGAACCGTAAGCTTCTAGCTGCAGTGAATGAAAGTGGTCGTGCATTCATGACTCACGCGGTGGTTGGTGGCTTGTTTATCATACGCTGTGCAATTGGGTCAACCTTGACTGAAGAACGACATGTAGATGATTTGTGGAAGTTGATTCAAGAAAAGGCAGCAGATCTTGTCAAAGAAACAGGTGATATTGGATAA